A single genomic interval of Zingiber officinale cultivar Zhangliang chromosome 4A, Zo_v1.1, whole genome shotgun sequence harbors:
- the LOC121969194 gene encoding ABC transporter G family member 12-like: MEIEVNATSREVPRPPQPGAAEAAYLVWEDLTAALPNYGSGRPPKKLIQDLSGYAVPGRILAIMGPSGSGKSTLLDSLAGRLGNNVVLHGSVLLNGRKRRLDYGAVAYVRQENVFLGTLTVRETITYSAHLRLPAAGRRKAEEAAVAEVVEATILEMGLQECADRVIGNWHMRGISGGEKKRLSIALEILTRPRLLFLDEPTTGLDSAAAFFVVQTLKHIAVDGNKTIVSSIHQPSSEVFGLLDDLCLLSGGEAVFFGDAKLATQFFADVGFPCPRRRNPSDHFLRCINSDFDRVNATIRGSMRIHEETESDPLSTLATAQIKVILIDEYRSSEYARHTQRQIQEICKIGGLSVQSDKGSQATWWKQLTILTKRSSVNMTRDIGYYWLRIIIYMVVSVCVGTIFFNVGTSYRAILARASCGGFVSGFLTFMSIGGFPSFIEEMKVFEHERRNGHYGVAVFILSNFLSSAPFLVAIALASGSITFYMVKFRKGFSHFAYYTISLYGGIADIESLMMIVASLVPNYLMGIITGAGLIGIMMMTAGFFRLLPELPKIFWRYPVSLLSYGSWALQGNLKNDFIGREFDPLVPGAPKLSGEYIIEHIMGVSLNRSKWLDLMALFVLLISYRVVFFLILKLREKASPYVQMLYARASAKRVTKKPSFRKRLSSVSSRYQPQHPMALQEGLSSPLP; this comes from the exons ATGGAGATAGAAGTGAACGCCACGTCGCGGGAGGTTCCACGGCCGCCGCAACCCGGCGCGGCGGAGGCGGCCTACCTGGTGTGGGAGGACCTGACTGCGGCGCTGCCCAACTACGGCAGCGGCCGGCCGCCGAAGAAGCTGATTCAGGACTTGAGCGGCTACGCGGTGCCCGGCCGGATTCTGGCCATCATGGGCCCTTCCGGCTCCGGCAAGTCGACGCTTCTTGATTCCTTAGCAG GGAGGCTCGGAAACAATGTCGTTTTACATGGCAGCGTGCTGCTTAACGGAAGGAAGAGAAGGCTGGATTATGGAGCTGTG GCATATGTGAGGCAAGAGAACGTGTTCCTGGGGACACTCACCGTGCGGGAAACCATCACCTACTCGGCCCACCTGCGGCTGCCGGCTGCCGGCAGGAGGAAGGCGGAGGAGGCAGCGGTGGCGGAGGTGGTGGAGGCGACGATCCTCGAGATGGGGCTGCAGGAGTGCGCGGACCGGGTGATCGGGAACTGGCACATGCGGGGGATCAGCGGCGGGGAGAAGAAGAGACTGAGCATCGCGCTGGAGATCCTGACGCGGCCGCGGCTCCTCTTCCTCGACGAGCCCACCACCGGGCTCGACAGCGCCGCCGCCTTCTTCGTGGTGCAGACGCTGAAGCACATCGCGGTGGACGGCAACAAGACCATCGTCTCCTCCATCCACCAGCCCAGCAGCGAGGTCTTCGGCCTCCTCGATGACCTCTGCCTCTTGTCCGGCGGAGAGGCCGTCTTCTTCGGAGATGCCAAGTTGGCCACTCAG TTTTTTGCAGATGTTGGATTTCCCTGCCCGAGAAGAAGAAACCCTTCGGACCACTTCCTCAGATGTATAAACTCTGATTTTGATCGCGTAAACGCCACCATTAGAGGCTCAATGAGGATACATGAG GAGACAGAATCAGATCCATTGTCGACATTAGCTACTGCACAGATTAAAGTAATTCTCATTGATGAATACAGGAGCTCAGAGTATGCCAGGCATACCCAAAGGCAGATTCAAGAGATATGCAAGATA GGAGGGCTCAGTGTTCAATCTGACAAAGGCAGCCAGGCCACTTGGTGGAAACAGCTCACAATTCTCACAAAGAGATCCTCTGTGAACATGACTAGGGACATTGGTTACTATTGGTTAAGAATCATCATTTACATGGTGGTCTCTGTGTGTGTGGGCACCATTTTCTTCAATGTCGGCACAAGCTACAGAGCCATACTAGCAAGAGCCTCTTGTGGGGGCTTCGTCTCGGGCTTCCTCACGTTCATGTCCATTGGTGGCTTCCCCTCCTTCATCGAAGAGATGAAGGTCTTCGAGCACGAAAGGCGAAACGGCCATTACGGAGTTGCAGTATTCATACTGTCTAACTTCCTGTCTTCGGCGCCTTTCTTGGTTGCCATAGCTCTCGCCAGTGGCTCAATAACCTTCTACATGGTGAAGTTTAGAAAGGGCTTCTCTCACTTTGCTTACTATACCATCAGTCTCTACGGCGGCATTGCTGACATAGAGAGCCTGATGATGATTGTGGCGTCTCTCGTACCTAATTATTTGATGGGGATCATAACTGGAGCTGGCCTCATT GGAATTATGATGATGACAGCCGGTTTCTTTCGGTTACTGCCGGAACTTCCCAAGATCTTTTGGCGATATCCAGTTTCTCTTCTCAGCTACGGGTCATGGGCATTGCAG GGAAACCTCAAGAATGACTTCATAGGACGTGAGTTTGACCCGCTGGTACCTGGAGCCCCCAAACTGAGTGGCGAGTATATAATCGAACACATAATGGGCGTCAGCTTGAACCGGTCAAAGTGGCTAGATTTGATGGCTCTGTTTGTGTTGCTCATTTCATACAGAGTCGTCTTCTTTCTCATTCTGAAGCTGAGAGAGAAGGCTTCGCCGTACGTGCAGATGTTGTATGCGAGAGCTAGTGCGAAGCGAGTGACGAAGAAACCTTCCTTCAGGAAGAGGCTGAGTTCAGTGTCATCAAGGTACCAGCCGCAGCATCCCATGGCTCTGCAGGAAGGCCTCAGCTCTCCTCTTCCATGA